The genomic window CACCTGAAAGTTCCCCTACTCTTCTCTTCAATAGATGTTCCGCTGAAAATAAAGATAAAACACTTTTTACTTTTTCTGATAAGTCATTACTCACTCCAGACCAGATAGGGCGGCGGCTTATTGCCGAAACAACAAGATCTGTAACGTTAATCGGGGAACTAAAATCAAATTGTAGTTTTTGCGGAACATATCCTATTTTGGGTTTTTTAGAAGCGCTACCGGCTATCCGAAATGTTATTTTACCTTGATAAGCGATCTCTCCCAGAATCGTGCGTAACAGAGTGGTTTTTCCGGCACCATTCGGACCAACTACGCCAATAACTTCCCCACAGTTAACATGTAAATTAACATTATCAAGTATGGCATTATCGCCAAATTTGACGGTTAGGTTATCGACCTTAGTACAACAATGTTCACAGGTTTTCATTAAAGCGGCTATTGCTCCATTATTTTAGTTATCCAAAAGCTTGTTTCAAAACCTTAAGATTATCTTCCATTATATCTATGTAGGCGTCATAATTATCCGGGCCAGTTACCACAGGATCAAGTACATAAACTTTAGCCCCCGTTTCCTTGGCTATAGTCTCTGCTGCAGTGGATGGATACTGTGGTTCACTAAACAATGCCGGAATTCCATTTTTTTTAACAAGCTCAATGGTATCTGCCAATTCTTGTGCGCTGGGTTCGCTTCCCGGCTCTCTCTCGACTACAGCAGCTATCTTTAAACCGAATTCCTGAGCAAAATACGGAAATGCCTCATGAAAGGTTATAATTGATTTACCCTTATAAGGAGCTAATTCAGAATGCATCTTCTGGCGCAGCGCTTCAAGCTTTGCCACATAATTAACCGTATTCTTCGCATAAAACTCTTTATGGCTGGGATCAAGATCTTCCATTGCCTTACCTAAATTCTTTACCTGAATTATCGCATTAAAAATACTTACCCATACGTGTGGGTTATCGCCTTCGTTGCCCTCTCCTTTGATAAGAGGTATACCGCCTGTTAGCTGTACTATTTTTATATTAGGATATCCTGTTACAATCCTATCCAAAAAAGATTCCATGCCTGCGCCATTAGCCACAAAAACCTGAGCATCTGCAAGTTTTTTCATATCATTGGTAGTTACCGTATAATCATGCAAGCAGCCAGTGAGCGGAGAGGTAAGGTTCTGAACTGAAACTCCCGGGACATCTTTTACGACATTCTTAGCCATGATATACATCGGATAGAATGAAGCAATTATCTTGATCTCTTTAGCCTCACTAGCAGCAAAGCCAACAGAAACAAAAGAATAAACCATAAAGAAAATTACTAAAATAAATGTGAGAATGCGACACCGAAACATACTCTCTCCTTTTTAAGCTATAAAATTATCTTACAATGCTTTAAAAATTAAAAAGGCGGAGCGCGGGAAAATTGAGTAGCGAAATGAAGGTAAACTGGCAGGGTAAAAGAAAATAAGCGGCAAAAACAGATAAACGTGAAAAAGATCAATAATGATGTACCAAAAAAAACAAAAACAGTATTATTATGCAACCAAAGGCAAATCGAGCATTCATGCCCATCATCGCCATCATGATGTAGTCCGTGAGAAAGCGGATGTAATATCACTATCCCAAGAAAAACAGCAAGAACAACCAGCAATAAAAATGCTATCCTATTTCTCATTTGCACTTTGAACACAACCCTTCTATTTGCAATTGATGCGTCTCTACTTTAGCATTAAGTTCATTTTCGATAAACTGTGAAACACCCTTAAAATTACAGAAACCTACTTCTTCCATCTTTTTGCATTTGCGGCACGTAAAATGATGGTGGTGTTCATTGAGCAAGGTACAAAGCGCATACCGTAACTGGCGATCCTCGGATAAAAACTGCACCAGAATACCGGTATTTTTAAACTCGGCAAGTATTCTATATACGGTCGGCAATCCTACTGTCGAAAGTTTCCTCCTTAACTTCGCATACACATCATAAGGCGACAGATGCACACTGCACTTCATAAAAATCTCAATAACCGCTTTTCGTCTAGGGGTTATCTTTAAGCGATTGTCTTTTAAAACTTGAATATAAGCTTGCATGGTTTTCTCATAAATAGAAATGATTTCTATTTATATCACAAACTAGGTTTTTGTCAAGAGGGATACTATTAATGAATTAAATTAAGCATTGCTCCTATCAATAACGCAACTGCAATCTGTATATTGCCTACTTCTACTGTCTGGGGGCCGCGCCAGAAATGAGAACTTACCTTAGTTATTTTCTTTCCCGGCCTTAGCCCCATACTTTGTAATTTTCTTACGAGGCCATGGCCTCCCTGAATTTCTTTTACTATACCAATCTCTCCTGGCCGCATTTGAGTTAAATCTACCATCATGATTAACGTATCCTCATTAAAAAGTCACCACTTTATCGCTTTCTTTAACGATTTCATACATATCTTTCATCGTTGAGATAGGGCACATTTCTGAACCTTCCTGCTCCCTACTTTTAATGCATGTTCCGCAGGCGTAAATCTTGCCTCCGGCTTGAAGCAATTTCTCTGCCTGCTCAATGGTATTAAACTTCTCTGTGCTGATTTTTTGATATTCTACGCCCTTACCCATAAAGAATACCTTAACCTTATCTTCCTGGCCAATAGCAAAATTAGCATAGCGCAAGGCATTCCAACAGGTTTCTGTATCGTTATTTGCAATAATGATTCCTATTTTCATCCTCTCCCTCCCAATTAATTCATAACTCTATGCTATCCCCCTCTTTGACCCTCACGAAGCCATAGCCAAACGCCCCACGCATCATCTCTATCGCACGCTTTCCGGTGCAGTGCGTTGGAGCAACCTTACGAACACCAAACTCCCGCAGGTCTTTTATAATACGCATATTTGTTTCGTCCGTATTGTCTTTTAAATGTAAACCACCAAGAATAAAAGAAACTCTTTCCTTTAAAAAATGTTTTTTTACAGCATTTATAATGTTAACGATCCCGGGATGAGCACAACCCGTAATAATCGTTATGTTTTTTAAAAACTTTACGGCCAACGCCTGTTCAAAAATACGCCTATCTGCGCAAGAGCTTTGGATCTGACCGGTAGAAAACACCTCTTCTCTAATCATAGTAAACGGCTCAACTTCAACCACGCGGACGCCAAAAGAAGCAATTCTATCTTTTACTTCCTGATCAAAACCCGGACAGATATAAACTGTAATATCTTTTCGGCCCGGTAACAAATACCACAACCCGGATATATGATCCCAATCATCGTGCGACAAAACAATGTGCTTAATCTTAGCGGCATCAATATTAAACTTCCGCATATTGTTTAAAAGTACGCCCGGATCACCAAAGGTATCAAAAAGTACATCTTCACCAATTAAAAAAGATATGCCCCACCTACGGATGAACCGTTCCCACTTGCTTGAACCTGTGGCAATAATTTTTATTTTCATATTTTATTTCGCTCATTTCTTTTTTGCCGATAGCACTACAAAACCACCCTTACCAAAGCCTTTTTTGGGTTTCTCCACTGAATTCATTTTATCCGGCATTTTATATATCGTTTGATAATACGAAACCCTGCCAAAGCCTGACATCTTAAGCAAATTAGTAACTTCTTTCACGCCGAAAAAATGTGCCTGCTTATAAAACAGGCTTTTTTCCCCCTGATAGAACCTGCCTAAAAAACTATCCTTATCAATAATGCCAATAATAATCTTGCCACGCTTCTTTAAAACCCTTTTTGCTTCTATCAATACTTCGACAGGATCTTTGACAAAACACAAAGTAATAATAATGGTAATATAATCTAAAGTGGAACTATCAAACGGTAATCTTTCTCCTTGAGTACGGTGTACATCTATACCTCTTTTTCTGGCAATTTTAAGCATATTTTCAGAAGGATCAACCCCGTACTTTATTCCTAATCTAGAAGCAAATCTGCCTGTGCCAACACCAATCTCCAACCCTTTTTCATTCTGCGGCAGTACTTTTCTTATTGCCCCCAGCTCTGACAAAAATGCGAATTTATGCTTATCATACCAAGCGTCATATTTCTTATAATGTTTATCGAAGGCATCACTCATAAATCCAGATCTCCGAACCAACCGTCATAAAACCTTTTAAGATGCTCATATTCTTCTTTTGACATAGTATTTTTCTTGGCCTCTTTCTCTCTGAAAGAATACTGATAATTTGCGCAATAGCTTAAGATAACATCCCTTGCGTGGTTTATTTTTTTAAATATTTCTTCACAGTGTTGCTTATCTTTCGCCTTACATCTATCAGGATGGTATTTAAGGGCTAAACTTCTAAAAGCCTCTTTAATCTCTTCTATGCTCGCCTCTTCACCTAATCCTAGGATCTTTCTTGCTTCATCAATTTGCTTAAAATTCCTCATATTATAATCCTATTTTTATTTTCGGATAAATATTCATTTATTATCTTCTCCGCACTTTCATATATCAAATATGAGATTTAATTGCAGTTTCAATCTCTGCCTTAGGAAGCGCGCCTACAATTCTATCTACTACTTCCCCATTTTTAAAGATCGCCAATGTCGGTATACTCATAATACCATAACTGGAAGCCGTCTTAGGGGCATCATCCACGTTTAATTTACAGACTTTTAATTTTCCTTTATATTCTTTGGCAATTTGTTCGATCACCGGGGCAAGCCTGAGGCAAGGCCCGCACCATACAGACCAAAAATCCACCAAAACTGGCAAAACTTCTTCCAATACCTCTTGTTTAAAATTAGCATCAGTTACATCAATCCCCATTTTCTCTCCTCCATTGCAGCAAATATTTCATTAAGAAATCTTGTCCCGCGCATTAGAGCAAATTCGATCTTTTCTAACCTGCCTGCCCATACTCTTAAGTAATTTCGTTATGGTAAGCTGCTTTAATACGTTATTTAATTGAAACTCAATATTTTTCATCTTCCGCATTAGTAAGCATGTATCAGACTGAGGGCATATATTTTTCTCCAACAAGCAATCAATGATATCTATCTCATTATGAAAAATACGCATTATATCTATAATACGTATTTTATCCGGATTAATTCTTAGCATAAACCCTCCGCCACTGCCTTTTAAAGACTTTAATATGCCGTGTTTACTCAATACCTGCAGGATTCTTCTTAAAAAAGCCCTGCGCATATTTAATTTCTTTACCAGCTCATTAACAGAAATCACCCTGGCGGGGTTTAAAGCAAAGTAAAGCAACGACTTAATCGCGTAGTGAATATTTTTCGTGACTAATTTCATACTATCTGTAAACTTTTAGCGCGCAAAATTCATCTCCGCACATAGAACAGCCACCCTTTTTTAATCGTGGAGCTTTACTAAGCAGCTCTTTAAACTTCCTGCTATCAATGGCATATTCGCGCATTTTAACCCAATCGAGATTTTTCCTTGCCTTTGACATCAACCTATTCTGCGATATTGCCCTCTTATTGCCCCGGGCAATATCAGCAATAGAAGCAGCAATCTTTGTAATCACAACTCCCTGGCGGACATCTTCAACATCCGGCAATCCAATATGCTCTTTAGGGGTAACATAACAAAGAAAGTCCGCTCCACAATAACCGGCTAAAGCGCCTCCTATACTACAGGCGATATGGTCATAACCTACAGCTGTATCTATAGGCAGCGGGCCTAAAACATAAAAAGGCGCGCCGCGACAGATTTTCTTCTCTAATTCCACGTTCTTCTTAATTTCATTTAAAGGAATATGCCCCGGGCCTTCTATTATTATTTGCACACCCCTTTGCTTTGCCTTTAAAGCAAGCTCTCCTAAAACTCCTAATTCATAAACTTGAGCCCTATCTGTCGAATCAGCAATACAACCCGGCCTTAACCCATCGCCTAAACTTATGGTGACATTATATTCCTTGGCAATATCCAAAATCTCATCGAAATATTCATAAAGGAAGTTTTCTTTTTTATTTTTTGCCATCCACTCAAGCAAAAAAGAACCTCCTCTTGATACAACCGGAATCTGCCTTTTTTTAACCAAACTTAAAGCTGCCCGGGTAACGCCGGAATGGATAGTAACAAAATCTACACCTTCTTTCGCCTGCCGCTGGAGCACTTTAAGATAATCCTTTATTGCCATAGATTTAACGCCGCCGGATTCAATCGCCGCTTGATAAATAGGCACTGTCCCTAACGGACACGAGCAATGTTCAATCAATGCCTTTCTTATTTTATCAATATCCGAAGAACAGCAGACTATAGTCAAATCCATCACCGCATCCGCCCCGGCTGCTATGGCGGCATTAAGCTTTTTCAATTCGTTTTTTAGGCATAAATCTTCAGGGGAAGCGCCGATATTGGCATTAACCTTAACCGCCAGATCTTTGCCTACGGCTATCGGCCTAATGTTTTTATGATTTTTATTCGCCAAAACAACCGCTAAGCCCCGCGCAATATTTCTTTTTAAAACATTAATATCAATGTTCTCTTCCCTGGCTATGAGCCGCAACATTTTATCAGCGATCATCTTTTACAAACTCCATCTCCTGAACAAAGCGAAATATCGCTCATTTTACCGCAACCTCTGTATTTATATTCATAAATTAACATGTTTATCTTTAGCCTTCCAAAATTTCGGTTTAAACAACATTAGCTTTTCTAATAGCCCCAAATAATCAATAATTAGTTTTCCTTGCAAATGGCCTATTTCATGTTGTAAAACTCTTGCCAAAAGCCCCCGCGCCTCCACTTCAACAACTTTTCCCAATTCATTTAACCCGCTAACGATAATTTCCTCCGGTCGAGCGATACTGACCACTATGCCTGGAATACTTAAACACCCCTCCTCCCATTTACCGCCTGATCCTTTTGTTTCCATAATTACCGGATTAGCTAATCTGATCGCGCCTTCGCCGATATCCACAACTATTAAACTTTTTGTAATCCCGATTTGCGGAGCAGCTAAACCAATCCCCGCAAAATGCCGCATAGTAAAAAGCATCTCTTCAAAAATCCTTACTTCTTTATCTGTAATCTCTTTTATCTCAAGCGTTTTCTTTCTTAAAACGCTATCCGGATATTTTTTTATTTCTAATGGCTCCATTTTTATTTAAATTGTAAAACAATACTACATCTCTCATCTTACAGCCGGTCTCCTTTGCTATAGCCGGGCATTTCACCATAAACAAAAAGAAAATAGCCCTTTTCTCTTGCGACAAAGATTCGAAATTCCCCTGGCCCTTACTAATAACTATATCCGCACGCCTGAAAATATTTAGAAATTCATCTGAGCAGTACTTTAAAATAGTGCCCGGAGCATCAACTCCGCTGGAAATAACTTGAGCAATTTTATCTATCCCGCAAAAAACCGCGTCTTCCCTAAGGGCGTCATTAATCGCTGGTTTATCCCGAACCGCAAAAATAACTTTCCGGTGATCGCAAAACTCTTCAATAAAAATCCGGTCAAAAACAATCTCTCCGGCATTATCGGCCAAATAAAGAACTGTTTTTGCCGATTCTAAATCATTCTTGAAGCCTTCATATTCAAATACGCCCTTTCGGCCGGCAGTAAAATTATCTTTCAACAATTTTTGGATTTCTTCCTCAATATCCAGGGTGTTCTTTGCCGCATAATCAATAACATTACCCGCTATAGCAAATTCAATCGCTGTTAACAAACGATCCTTGGATTGTGTGACCTTTTCTTTAAGTTTCGGGTAAAGCTCCATTGCCCGGCGGTTGCTTTGATCTTTAACTGTTTTATAAAGGTCCTGCTCTCCGAATCTTTTTTCAAAAAGCTTATGCATCTTGCGAGCCATTTCCGGAGGAGTTAATCCCAGAGAAAAACCAGGGACTAGAGTCGCAACATCATTCATTATTTCTTTGTGAATAAGCTCATTCTCAGTAAATAATCGTCCTTGTTCAAGCGCTTGCCTGAAAAAACAGGGGATACAATCTAAATAAGTCTTCACTTAACTTTGCCCCGTCTTTTCAATGTCGCTTCATCGCTTACGGACGTAATACCCTTCAATGTTCTCTCGTCATAGGCTGAAACTACATTGATTCCCTTACAAGTAGAAATAAAATAATCCTTTATCTTCAAAATATCTCCCCTGGATAATGGCCGAACATTACATGGCCTTAACGGCGTATTAACCTGAACTTCATCCGGCTTAATATAATTTGCTAGATAAATATACTTATTAATATCCTGTTTATTGTTTTCGATAAACATTATCTGTAATGCTAACTTCCCCTTATATTCATTTCGAAATTCTTTTATACCCTCTAAAATATCATCGAATCTTAATCCTTTAACAGGCCTGTTAATTTCCTGTAAAGACTCTTGGGAACAGGCATCTAACTTAACTACAACAAAATCTGCTAAAGCCAGCTCTTTCCTTACTTCATCTAACTCCATTAAAGAACTATTAGTTATAACTGCAATTGGCTCTTTGCAGATTAACTTTACTGCTTTTATCATCTCCCCTAAATTTTCAGCCAAGGTA from Candidatus Omnitrophota bacterium includes these protein-coding regions:
- a CDS encoding metal ABC transporter ATP-binding protein, with product MKTCEHCCTKVDNLTVKFGDNAILDNVNLHVNCGEVIGVVGPNGAGKTTLLRTILGEIAYQGKITFRIAGSASKKPKIGYVPQKLQFDFSSPINVTDLVVSAISRRPIWSGVSNDLSEKVKSVLSLFSAEHLLKRRVGELSGGELQRVLLAIAMTPEPELLLLDEPSSGVDIKGLSLFYQIVDDLRKKHDIAVILVTHDLAGVSSYVDRLILLNRSVIAEGDPKEVLSNEKLVKAFGPTLWNISCLPSLTSKENNKNGDH
- a CDS encoding metal ABC transporter substrate-binding protein; this encodes MFRCRILTFILVIFFMVYSFVSVGFAASEAKEIKIIASFYPMYIMAKNVVKDVPGVSVQNLTSPLTGCLHDYTVTTNDMKKLADAQVFVANGAGMESFLDRIVTGYPNIKIVQLTGGIPLIKGEGNEGDNPHVWVSIFNAIIQVKNLGKAMEDLDPSHKEFYAKNTVNYVAKLEALRQKMHSELAPYKGKSIITFHEAFPYFAQEFGLKIAAVVEREPGSEPSAQELADTIELVKKNGIPALFSEPQYPSTAAETIAKETGAKVYVLDPVVTGPDNYDAYIDIMEDNLKVLKQAFG
- a CDS encoding transcriptional repressor; its protein translation is MQAYIQVLKDNRLKITPRRKAVIEIFMKCSVHLSPYDVYAKLRRKLSTVGLPTVYRILAEFKNTGILVQFLSEDRQLRYALCTLLNEHHHHFTCRKCKKMEEVGFCNFKGVSQFIENELNAKVETHQLQIEGLCSKCK
- a CDS encoding FeoA family protein; this translates as MMVDLTQMRPGEIGIVKEIQGGHGLVRKLQSMGLRPGKKITKVSSHFWRGPQTVEVGNIQIAVALLIGAMLNLIH
- a CDS encoding DsrE family protein; this translates as MKIGIIIANNDTETCWNALRYANFAIGQEDKVKVFFMGKGVEYQKISTEKFNTIEQAEKLLQAGGKIYACGTCIKSREQEGSEMCPISTMKDMYEIVKESDKVVTF
- a CDS encoding MBL fold metallo-hydrolase, with amino-acid sequence MKIKIIATGSSKWERFIRRWGISFLIGEDVLFDTFGDPGVLLNNMRKFNIDAAKIKHIVLSHDDWDHISGLWYLLPGRKDITVYICPGFDQEVKDRIASFGVRVVEVEPFTMIREEVFSTGQIQSSCADRRIFEQALAVKFLKNITIITGCAHPGIVNIINAVKKHFLKERVSFILGGLHLKDNTDETNMRIIKDLREFGVRKVAPTHCTGKRAIEMMRGAFGYGFVRVKEGDSIEL
- a CDS encoding class I SAM-dependent methyltransferase, with protein sequence MSDAFDKHYKKYDAWYDKHKFAFLSELGAIRKVLPQNEKGLEIGVGTGRFASRLGIKYGVDPSENMLKIARKRGIDVHRTQGERLPFDSSTLDYITIIITLCFVKDPVEVLIEAKRVLKKRGKIIIGIIDKDSFLGRFYQGEKSLFYKQAHFFGVKEVTNLLKMSGFGRVSYYQTIYKMPDKMNSVEKPKKGFGKGGFVVLSAKKK
- a CDS encoding DnaJ domain-containing protein gives rise to the protein MRNFKQIDEARKILGLGEEASIEEIKEAFRSLALKYHPDRCKAKDKQHCEEIFKKINHARDVILSYCANYQYSFREKEAKKNTMSKEEYEHLKRFYDGWFGDLDL
- the trxA gene encoding thioredoxin yields the protein MGIDVTDANFKQEVLEEVLPVLVDFWSVWCGPCLRLAPVIEQIAKEYKGKLKVCKLNVDDAPKTASSYGIMSIPTLAIFKNGEVVDRIVGALPKAEIETAIKSHI
- a CDS encoding Rrf2 family transcriptional regulator yields the protein MKLVTKNIHYAIKSLLYFALNPARVISVNELVKKLNMRRAFLRRILQVLSKHGILKSLKGSGGGFMLRINPDKIRIIDIMRIFHNEIDIIDCLLEKNICPQSDTCLLMRKMKNIEFQLNNVLKQLTITKLLKSMGRQVRKDRICSNARDKIS
- the thiC gene encoding phosphomethylpyrimidine synthase ThiC, producing MIADKMLRLIAREENIDINVLKRNIARGLAVVLANKNHKNIRPIAVGKDLAVKVNANIGASPEDLCLKNELKKLNAAIAAGADAVMDLTIVCCSSDIDKIRKALIEHCSCPLGTVPIYQAAIESGGVKSMAIKDYLKVLQRQAKEGVDFVTIHSGVTRAALSLVKKRQIPVVSRGGSFLLEWMAKNKKENFLYEYFDEILDIAKEYNVTISLGDGLRPGCIADSTDRAQVYELGVLGELALKAKQRGVQIIIEGPGHIPLNEIKKNVELEKKICRGAPFYVLGPLPIDTAVGYDHIACSIGGALAGYCGADFLCYVTPKEHIGLPDVEDVRQGVVITKIAASIADIARGNKRAISQNRLMSKARKNLDWVKMREYAIDSRKFKELLSKAPRLKKGGCSMCGDEFCALKVYR
- the def gene encoding peptide deformylase translates to MEPLEIKKYPDSVLRKKTLEIKEITDKEVRIFEEMLFTMRHFAGIGLAAPQIGITKSLIVVDIGEGAIRLANPVIMETKGSGGKWEEGCLSIPGIVVSIARPEEIIVSGLNELGKVVEVEARGLLARVLQHEIGHLQGKLIIDYLGLLEKLMLFKPKFWKAKDKHVNL
- a CDS encoding ARMT1-like domain-containing protein — its product is MKTYLDCIPCFFRQALEQGRLFTENELIHKEIMNDVATLVPGFSLGLTPPEMARKMHKLFEKRFGEQDLYKTVKDQSNRRAMELYPKLKEKVTQSKDRLLTAIEFAIAGNVIDYAAKNTLDIEEEIQKLLKDNFTAGRKGVFEYEGFKNDLESAKTVLYLADNAGEIVFDRIFIEEFCDHRKVIFAVRDKPAINDALREDAVFCGIDKIAQVISSGVDAPGTILKYCSDEFLNIFRRADIVISKGQGNFESLSQEKRAIFFLFMVKCPAIAKETGCKMRDVVLFYNLNKNGAIRNKKISG
- a CDS encoding radical SAM protein; this translates as MKSVFKYIYGPVPSWRLGSSLGIDPISKGRKVCSFDCVYCQIGKTGLFTNERKKFIEAKEIIEELARLPALKIDYITFSGAGEPTLAENLGEMIKAVKLICKEPIAVITNSSLMELDEVRKELALADFVVVKLDACSQESLQEINRPVKGLRFDDILEGIKEFRNEYKGKLALQIMFIENNKQDINKYIYLANYIKPDEVQVNTPLRPCNVRPLSRGDILKIKDYFISTCKGINVVSAYDERTLKGITSVSDEATLKRRGKVK